One stretch of Streptomyces agglomeratus DNA includes these proteins:
- a CDS encoding helix-turn-helix transcriptional regulator, whose product MLTLTELCQELQISRSTFYDWRQKGRAPRCIKLPNGDLRIRRGDLNNWLDDREDRD is encoded by the coding sequence ATGCTCACGCTGACCGAGCTCTGCCAAGAGCTCCAGATCTCCCGATCGACCTTCTACGACTGGCGTCAGAAGGGGCGCGCACCACGCTGCATCAAGCTCCCGAACGGTGACCTCCGCATCCGCCGTGGCGACTTGAACAACTGGCTTGATGACCGGGAGGACAGGGACTGA
- a CDS encoding globin: protein MKEIPRGTLQEQTFYEQVGGEETFRRLVHRFYQGVAEDPLLKPMYPEEDLGPAEERLALFLMQYWGGPRTYSDNRGHPRLRMRHAPFTVDKAAHDAWLKHMRVAVDELGLSAEHEQQLWSYLTYAAASMLNTEG from the coding sequence GTGAAAGAGATTCCGCGCGGCACGCTTCAGGAGCAGACCTTCTACGAGCAGGTCGGCGGCGAGGAGACCTTTCGGCGCCTGGTGCACCGCTTCTACCAGGGAGTCGCGGAGGACCCGCTGCTGAAGCCCATGTATCCGGAGGAGGACCTGGGCCCCGCCGAGGAGCGGCTCGCCCTCTTCCTGATGCAGTACTGGGGCGGCCCTCGTACGTACAGCGACAATCGCGGCCACCCGCGCCTGCGCATGCGGCACGCCCCGTTCACCGTCGACAAGGCCGCCCACGACGCCTGGCTCAAGCACATGCGCGTCGCCGTCGACGAACTCGGGCTCTCCGCGGAGCACGAGCAGCAGCTGTGGAGCTACCTGACGTACGCCGCCGCTTCGATGCTGAACACCGAGGGCTGA
- a CDS encoding YfjP family GTPase translates to MDGAADMDGAAGEDRAQGLDGVGGDGGVTGVEGAAPGRWDDGLIARRGAARAAARSEQSGQAAPPVVAPSDGSREADDEYDGLLSGGAYGGRLRGRLDALRELVGLSRTRLDAATLAEAGRVLDEAAARRRLSARHTVVAVAGATGSGKSTLFNALAGVQISDTGLRRPTTSSPIACSWTDGAAGLLDRLGIPGRLRRRPAPPGFRDEALNGLVLVDLPDHDSAATAHRDQVDRVLTLVDAVIWVVDPEKYADAVLHERYLRPLAGHAEVTFVVLNQVDRLPGDAADLVLDDLRRLLDDDGMALGEHGEPGATVLALSALTGEGVGELREMLGQFVQERGAAARRLSADVDGAAARLRPVYVADGRRPPELGERARADFTDRLAAAVGAAAVGEAAEREWRRNAGQSCGTPWLRLWRWYEAHRALGSGIDPISGRPPAEGQEEEITARQRVEQAVRTVADEAAAGLPAPWAQAVRESAVRGAAGLPEELDVLAVRAGVPRGRPPKPAWWPAAVLTQASMTLLQLFGGLWLVGQIVGVLEPRLLPPVLVMLAGIVGGPLVEWACSVAARGPARRYGQDAERRLREAAAACGRARVLDPVSAELMRYWEVREQYVAVTGLSTTGR, encoded by the coding sequence ATGGACGGCGCCGCCGACATGGACGGCGCGGCCGGCGAGGACCGTGCACAGGGCTTGGACGGCGTGGGAGGGGACGGCGGCGTCACCGGTGTGGAGGGAGCCGCCCCCGGACGGTGGGACGACGGGCTGATCGCCCGCCGGGGCGCCGCGCGCGCCGCGGCCCGGAGCGAGCAGTCCGGGCAGGCGGCGCCGCCCGTGGTGGCGCCGTCCGACGGGTCGCGGGAGGCCGACGACGAGTACGACGGCCTGCTGTCCGGCGGGGCCTACGGCGGCCGGCTCCGCGGCCGCCTGGACGCCCTGCGCGAACTGGTCGGCCTCTCCCGTACCCGTCTCGACGCGGCCACCCTCGCCGAGGCCGGCCGCGTACTCGACGAAGCTGCCGCCCGTCGGCGGCTCTCCGCCCGGCACACCGTCGTCGCCGTCGCCGGCGCCACCGGCAGCGGCAAATCCACGCTCTTCAACGCCCTCGCCGGCGTCCAGATCTCCGACACGGGGCTGCGCCGGCCGACCACGTCCTCGCCCATCGCGTGCAGCTGGACGGACGGCGCCGCGGGACTGCTGGACCGGCTCGGCATCCCCGGACGGCTGCGCCGCAGGCCGGCGCCGCCGGGTTTCCGCGACGAGGCGCTGAACGGGCTCGTACTCGTCGACCTGCCCGACCACGACTCGGCCGCCACCGCCCACCGGGACCAGGTGGACCGGGTGCTCACCCTCGTGGACGCCGTGATCTGGGTCGTCGACCCGGAGAAGTACGCCGACGCCGTGCTGCACGAGCGCTACCTGAGGCCGCTCGCCGGGCACGCGGAGGTCACCTTCGTGGTGCTCAACCAGGTGGACCGGCTGCCCGGCGACGCCGCAGACCTGGTCCTCGACGACCTGCGCAGGCTGCTCGACGACGACGGGATGGCGCTCGGCGAACACGGCGAACCGGGCGCCACGGTCCTCGCCCTGTCGGCGCTCACGGGGGAGGGCGTCGGGGAATTGCGCGAGATGCTCGGCCAGTTCGTGCAGGAGCGCGGCGCCGCCGCGCGGCGGCTGTCCGCCGACGTGGACGGCGCCGCGGCCCGGCTGCGCCCCGTCTACGTCGCCGACGGCAGGCGGCCGCCGGAGCTCGGCGAGCGGGCCCGGGCCGACTTCACCGACCGGCTCGCCGCGGCGGTGGGAGCGGCCGCCGTCGGCGAGGCGGCGGAGCGCGAGTGGCGCAGGAACGCCGGCCAGTCGTGCGGGACGCCCTGGCTGCGGCTGTGGCGCTGGTACGAGGCCCACCGCGCCCTGGGGTCCGGTATCGACCCGATCTCCGGCCGGCCCCCGGCCGAGGGCCAGGAGGAGGAGATCACCGCCCGGCAGCGCGTGGAGCAGGCCGTGCGTACGGTCGCCGACGAGGCCGCCGCCGGACTGCCCGCCCCCTGGGCACAGGCGGTACGGGAGTCGGCGGTGCGCGGCGCGGCCGGGTTGCCGGAGGAACTGGACGTACTGGCGGTACGGGCGGGGGTGCCACGGGGCAGGCCGCCGAAGCCCGCGTGGTGGCCCGCGGCGGTGCTGACCCAGGCTTCGATGACGTTGCTCCAGCTCTTCGGCGGGCTGTGGCTGGTGGGCCAGATCGTGGGCGTTCTGGAGCCGAGGCTGCTGCCGCCCGTACTGGTGATGCTCGCCGGCATCGTCGGCGGCCCGCTGGTGGAGTGGGCGTGCTCGGTGGCGGCCAGGGGTCCGGCGCGGCGGTACGGGCAGGACGCCGAGCGGCGGCTTCGGGAGGCGGCCGCCGCGTGCGGCCGGGCGCGGGTGCTGGACCCGGTGTCGGCGGAGCTGATGCGGTACTGGGAGGTGCGGGAGCAGTACGTGGCGGTGACGGGCTTGTCCACAACCGGCCGGTAG
- a CDS encoding ATP-binding protein: protein MNSETKAKELLSKNGVDSEASERGKGPSQASQLVALARERFDVFMSDDGRPYAVTQGGPNIALPLRGKAGLRSQLARLYTEATGGNVPSQSALADAMTVLEGIAAVADPCTPQLRTARHGEHIVVDLASADGRCVLISPDGWERSPRSPVLFRRSGAMKILPMPVREGDGLAKLRDLMNTSEEGFHLLVAWLVASFIPDLPHPILTFRGEQGTGKSKGAAMVIGIVDPSGAPKRTAPRDVKSWATQAFNSWALCIDNVSYIPDWFSDALCRAVTGDGIVDRALYTDDDVVVLEFRRVLAMTTIDAGALAGDLAERLLTIELHTIPDRNRREEAELDRAYRDAHPSILASLFDLLSRVLRALPDVQLTARPRMADFARVLAAVDHVTGWDTQGSYRATAADAVADVLEGEPFARAVVDLVRAAGPAGVCMTAADILGKVVIPEKLPKKWPKDATRAGGQLKRLAPALRAIGIDVDDTQREPTGNRSRLYRLTSVETSCIPAPGAPTAPGATTDQHKRRGAAEAHSTRTAPTSTRERPPSGAAGAEPGAVNATAPASPAPLEQGELDLSGAAGAPGAALQHISTSTVLCDGCHTPIDPALVTAGETTHPCCDPIERSVQ, encoded by the coding sequence ATGAACAGCGAGACCAAAGCCAAGGAACTCCTGTCCAAGAACGGCGTCGACTCTGAGGCATCCGAGCGGGGCAAGGGGCCCTCGCAGGCCTCCCAGCTTGTTGCCCTCGCCCGGGAACGGTTCGACGTCTTCATGTCCGACGACGGTCGCCCCTACGCCGTGACTCAGGGTGGCCCGAACATCGCCCTGCCATTGCGTGGAAAGGCCGGCCTCCGCTCCCAGCTCGCCCGCCTCTACACGGAGGCAACCGGCGGCAATGTGCCCTCACAGTCCGCACTCGCGGACGCGATGACCGTCCTAGAAGGCATCGCGGCCGTCGCCGACCCCTGCACGCCGCAGCTGCGGACCGCCCGCCACGGGGAGCACATCGTCGTCGACCTCGCCAGCGCTGACGGTCGCTGCGTCCTCATCAGCCCGGACGGCTGGGAGAGGAGCCCCCGCTCCCCGGTTCTCTTCCGCCGCTCTGGGGCGATGAAGATCCTGCCTATGCCAGTCCGCGAGGGTGACGGCCTGGCCAAGCTCCGTGACCTGATGAACACCAGCGAGGAAGGCTTTCACCTGCTTGTTGCATGGCTGGTGGCGTCGTTCATCCCGGACCTGCCGCACCCGATCCTCACCTTCCGAGGGGAACAGGGCACCGGAAAGTCGAAGGGTGCGGCGATGGTCATCGGGATTGTCGACCCGTCCGGCGCGCCGAAGCGCACCGCGCCCCGGGATGTGAAGTCGTGGGCGACGCAGGCCTTCAACTCGTGGGCGCTGTGCATCGACAACGTCTCGTACATCCCGGACTGGTTCTCCGACGCACTGTGCCGCGCGGTCACGGGTGACGGCATTGTCGACCGCGCCCTCTACACCGACGACGACGTCGTCGTCCTCGAATTCCGGCGGGTGCTGGCCATGACCACTATCGACGCCGGGGCCCTCGCGGGCGACCTCGCCGAACGTCTCCTGACCATTGAGCTGCACACCATCCCCGACCGGAACCGGCGTGAGGAAGCCGAGCTGGATCGCGCCTATCGCGACGCTCACCCCAGCATCCTGGCCTCGCTGTTCGACCTTCTGTCACGGGTCCTGCGGGCACTGCCCGACGTCCAGCTCACCGCCCGGCCGCGCATGGCCGACTTCGCCCGTGTACTCGCGGCCGTCGACCATGTCACGGGGTGGGACACCCAGGGCAGCTATCGGGCGACCGCCGCCGACGCGGTCGCCGACGTCCTCGAAGGCGAGCCTTTCGCCCGCGCCGTTGTCGACCTCGTACGGGCCGCCGGCCCTGCCGGGGTCTGCATGACAGCCGCCGACATCCTCGGCAAGGTCGTCATACCCGAGAAGCTGCCGAAGAAGTGGCCCAAGGACGCCACCCGCGCGGGTGGCCAACTCAAGCGCCTTGCCCCCGCCCTGCGGGCCATCGGCATTGACGTCGACGACACGCAGCGTGAGCCCACCGGCAACCGCTCGCGTCTCTACCGGCTGACCTCAGTGGAGACAAGCTGCATTCCAGCACCCGGAGCGCCCACAGCGCCCGGGGCTACCACTGACCAGCACAAACGCCGGGGTGCTGCGGAAGCGCACAGCACCCGGACAGCGCCCACCAGCACCCGCGAGCGCCCGCCCTCGGGTGCTGCCGGTGCTGAACCGGGTGCTGTGAACGCGACAGCGCCCGCATCCCCCGCCCCGCTTGAACAGGGCGAGCTCGACCTGTCGGGTGCTGCGGGCGCTCCGGGCGCTGCGTTGCAGCACATCTCTACATCCACCGTCCTTTGCGACGGCTGCCACACGCCCATCGACCCGGCACTCGTCACAGCGGGTGAAACAACTCACCCCTGCTGCGACCCGATTGAGAGGTCTGTCCAGTGA
- a CDS encoding bifunctional DNA primase/polymerase has translation MPHRTPDGQLRAALDAAARGWHVFPLTPGSKRPAVRAWQDRATIEAERITRCWRSGSFNVGLATGPSGLVVVDLDTPKGPSDLPPADWALPGIADGTDVFAAFCERHEQPYPGNTFTVRTRSGGTHLYFAAPAGFELRNTGGKIGWKVDTRAVGGYVVAAGSTVDGHPYQTVHDTLPAALPGWLADVLAPKPTPAPVRLPAQAPGRRAVGLVKTVLDAPEGERNNRLYWATLRAYERGSEAAAGIAAALVDAAVSVGLSEREARATVASAERKIRGGR, from the coding sequence ATGCCTCACCGCACCCCCGACGGACAGCTCAGGGCAGCGCTTGACGCTGCCGCCCGTGGCTGGCACGTCTTCCCCCTCACGCCGGGCAGTAAGCGCCCGGCCGTGCGGGCCTGGCAGGACCGCGCCACCATCGAAGCCGAGCGCATCACCCGATGCTGGCGGTCCGGCTCGTTCAATGTTGGCCTGGCCACCGGCCCTTCTGGCCTGGTTGTCGTCGACCTCGACACCCCCAAGGGGCCGAGTGACCTGCCGCCGGCGGACTGGGCTCTGCCCGGCATTGCCGACGGCACTGACGTGTTCGCCGCGTTCTGCGAACGCCACGAACAGCCTTATCCGGGAAACACGTTCACCGTGCGGACCCGCAGCGGTGGGACGCACCTGTACTTCGCCGCTCCTGCCGGATTCGAACTGCGGAACACCGGCGGCAAGATCGGTTGGAAGGTCGACACCCGCGCGGTCGGCGGATATGTCGTAGCCGCAGGCAGCACGGTCGACGGCCACCCGTACCAGACCGTCCACGACACTCTCCCGGCCGCCCTGCCCGGCTGGCTCGCCGACGTCCTCGCGCCCAAGCCCACACCAGCGCCGGTCCGGCTTCCCGCACAAGCGCCCGGCCGCCGCGCCGTCGGTCTCGTGAAAACCGTGCTGGACGCGCCTGAGGGCGAGCGAAACAACCGTCTGTACTGGGCCACCCTGCGCGCCTACGAGCGCGGCAGCGAGGCGGCCGCCGGAATTGCCGCCGCCCTCGTCGACGCGGCCGTCAGCGTGGGGCTGTCCGAGCGTGAAGCCCGCGCCACCGTGGCATCCGCAGAGCGCAAGATCCGGGGCGGGCGATGA
- the ettA gene encoding energy-dependent translational throttle protein EttA encodes MAEYIYTMRKTRKAHGDKVILDDVTLSFLPGAKIGVVGPNGAGKSTVLKIMAGLEQPSNGDAFLSPGFSVGILMQEPKLDESKTVLENVQDGAAEIMGKLTRFNEVAELMATDYSDALLEEMGKLQEDLDHANAWDLDAQLEQAMDALGCPPGDWPVTNLSGGEKRRVALCKLLIEAPDLLLLDEPTNHLDAESVNWLEQHLSKYAGAVVAVTHDRYFLNNVAEWILELDRGRAIPYEGNYSTYLDKKAARLKVEGRKDEKRAKRLKEELEWVRSNAKGRQTKSKARLARYEEMAAEADKMRKLDFEEIQIPPGPRLGSVVVEVDKLSKAFGDKVLIDDLSFTLPRNGIVGVIGPNGAGKTTLFKMIQGLEKPDSGAIRVGETVKISYVDQNRSNIDPKKSLWAVVSDELDYINVGQVEMPSRAYVSAFGFKGPDQQKPAGVLSGGERNRLNLALTLKEGGNLLLLDEPTNDLDVETLSSLENALLEFPGAAVVISHDRWFLDRVATHILAYEGESKWYWFEGNFESYEKNKVERLGADATRPHRATYKKLTRG; translated from the coding sequence TTGGCTGAGTACATCTACACGATGCGCAAGACGCGCAAGGCGCACGGCGACAAGGTGATCCTTGACGACGTCACGCTGAGCTTCCTGCCGGGAGCGAAGATCGGTGTGGTGGGTCCCAACGGTGCCGGTAAGTCCACGGTGCTGAAGATCATGGCCGGACTGGAGCAGCCGTCCAACGGTGACGCGTTCCTGTCGCCCGGCTTCAGCGTCGGCATCCTCATGCAGGAGCCGAAGCTCGACGAGTCCAAGACCGTTCTGGAGAACGTCCAGGACGGCGCTGCCGAGATCATGGGCAAGCTCACCCGCTTCAACGAGGTCGCCGAGCTCATGGCGACCGACTACTCCGACGCGCTGCTCGAAGAGATGGGCAAGCTCCAGGAGGACCTCGACCACGCCAACGCCTGGGACCTCGACGCCCAGCTGGAGCAGGCCATGGACGCGCTGGGCTGCCCGCCCGGCGACTGGCCCGTCACGAACCTCTCCGGTGGAGAGAAGCGCCGTGTCGCGCTCTGCAAGCTGCTGATCGAGGCGCCCGACCTGCTGCTCCTCGACGAGCCCACCAACCACCTCGACGCCGAGTCGGTGAACTGGCTGGAGCAGCACCTCTCGAAGTACGCGGGCGCCGTTGTCGCCGTCACCCACGACCGGTACTTCCTGAACAACGTTGCCGAGTGGATCCTGGAGCTCGACCGCGGCCGCGCGATCCCCTACGAGGGCAACTACTCGACGTACCTCGACAAGAAGGCCGCCCGCCTCAAGGTCGAGGGCCGCAAGGACGAGAAGCGCGCCAAGCGGCTCAAGGAAGAGCTCGAGTGGGTCCGCTCCAACGCCAAGGGCCGCCAGACCAAGTCGAAGGCGCGTCTCGCCCGGTACGAGGAGATGGCCGCCGAGGCGGACAAGATGCGGAAGCTGGACTTCGAGGAGATCCAGATTCCGCCGGGCCCGCGTCTCGGATCGGTCGTCGTCGAGGTCGACAAGCTGTCGAAGGCATTCGGCGACAAGGTCCTGATCGACGACCTGTCCTTCACGCTGCCGCGCAACGGCATCGTGGGCGTCATCGGCCCGAACGGTGCCGGCAAGACGACCCTGTTCAAGATGATCCAGGGTCTGGAGAAGCCGGACTCCGGCGCGATCCGGGTCGGCGAGACCGTCAAGATCTCGTACGTCGACCAGAACCGCTCCAACATCGACCCGAAGAAGTCCCTCTGGGCCGTCGTGTCGGACGAGCTGGACTACATCAACGTGGGCCAGGTCGAAATGCCCTCGCGGGCGTACGTCTCGGCCTTCGGCTTCAAGGGCCCGGACCAGCAGAAGCCGGCCGGTGTCCTGTCCGGTGGTGAGCGCAACCGCCTCAACCTGGCCCTGACGCTCAAGGAGGGCGGCAACCTGCTGCTCCTCGACGAGCCGACGAACGACCTGGACGTCGAGACCCTGTCGTCGCTGGAGAACGCGCTGCTCGAGTTCCCGGGCGCGGCCGTGGTCATCTCCCACGACCGCTGGTTCCTGGACCGGGTCGCGACGCACATCCTCGCGTACGAGGGTGAGTCGAAGTGGTACTGGTTCGAGGGCAACTTCGAGTCGTACGAGAAGAACAAGGTCGAGCGGCTCGGCGCGGACGCGACGCGGCCGCACCGCGCCACGTACAAGAAGCTGACGCGAGGCTGA
- a CDS encoding tyrosine-type recombinase/integrase, with protein MDSTYNVKVWKTATYKGARGTTYTVRWTLDGQEKRAPFATRALADAFRSELVSATRRGEAFSLATGRPVSHTSGASATNWYEFAIQFVDAKWLHTSGNNRKNVAKAFMTATIALLRTEPTGFKPIDVRTALREWAFNTKRRNDAPPDVAAILRWVERNTLTMAAWEDPEKVEEVLNALATKLDGKPAAASCIKRHRRIMNVAMEYAVKHKVLRSNPLPKGRGTAPKTSSAVDKRSLINPTQAAALLGWVRRRTRGGRRLHAFLATIYYAGPRPEEAVAMYVRDAVLPDEEDEDQWSELLFHTAQPEVGKQWTDTGEVHEERGLKGRAAGDTRNVPCRPALTRILREHIKTEKLKPGDLLFPGEKGGLLAGSVFRRAWGTARKKVLTADECASPLGRRVYDLRHTCLTTWLNNGVPPAQVAEWAGNSVPVLLATYARCISGQLKDHQKRIEATPDLEERHGEG; from the coding sequence ATGGACAGCACGTACAACGTCAAGGTCTGGAAGACCGCGACGTACAAGGGCGCCAGAGGAACCACGTACACGGTCCGGTGGACGCTCGACGGGCAGGAGAAGCGGGCGCCCTTTGCCACCCGGGCGCTAGCGGACGCCTTCCGCTCGGAGCTGGTCAGCGCCACCCGCCGGGGTGAGGCCTTCAGCCTCGCCACGGGGCGGCCGGTCTCACACACGTCCGGGGCTAGCGCGACGAACTGGTACGAATTCGCGATTCAGTTCGTCGACGCCAAGTGGTTACACACGTCTGGGAACAACCGAAAGAACGTAGCCAAGGCGTTCATGACGGCGACCATCGCGCTGCTGCGTACGGAGCCGACTGGGTTCAAGCCCATCGACGTACGCACGGCTCTGCGTGAATGGGCCTTCAACACGAAGCGACGCAACGACGCACCCCCGGACGTGGCTGCGATTCTTCGATGGGTTGAGCGCAACACTCTGACGATGGCTGCGTGGGAGGATCCGGAGAAGGTCGAAGAGGTCCTGAACGCCCTGGCCACCAAGCTGGATGGCAAGCCCGCAGCAGCGTCGTGCATCAAGCGCCACCGCCGGATCATGAACGTCGCGATGGAGTACGCGGTGAAGCACAAGGTCCTGAGGTCGAATCCCTTGCCAAAGGGGAGAGGGACGGCCCCGAAGACCTCTTCTGCGGTGGACAAGCGCAGCCTGATCAACCCCACGCAAGCCGCGGCCTTGCTCGGGTGGGTGCGCCGCCGCACCCGCGGCGGGCGGCGCCTGCACGCATTCCTCGCCACGATTTATTACGCCGGCCCGCGCCCGGAGGAGGCTGTGGCGATGTACGTACGCGACGCGGTGCTGCCGGACGAAGAGGACGAAGACCAGTGGAGTGAGCTGTTGTTCCATACGGCCCAACCGGAGGTGGGAAAGCAGTGGACCGACACAGGGGAGGTTCATGAGGAGCGTGGACTCAAAGGGCGGGCCGCAGGTGACACCCGCAATGTGCCCTGCCGTCCTGCCTTGACTCGGATCCTGCGTGAGCACATCAAGACCGAGAAGCTGAAGCCCGGCGACCTTCTGTTCCCGGGGGAGAAGGGCGGCCTGCTGGCGGGCTCAGTCTTCCGCCGGGCGTGGGGCACGGCTCGTAAGAAGGTCCTCACTGCCGACGAGTGCGCATCGCCGCTCGGTAGGCGGGTCTACGACCTGCGGCACACCTGCCTGACCACGTGGCTCAACAACGGGGTCCCGCCGGCGCAGGTCGCAGAGTGGGCGGGCAACAGCGTGCCTGTGCTGCTCGCCACGTACGCCCGCTGCATCTCTGGGCAGCTCAAGGATCACCAGAAGCGTATCGAGGCCACGCCGGACCTTGAGGAGCGGCACGGGGAAGGCTGA
- a CDS encoding acyl-CoA thioesterase has product MSRHIYRCPLRWSDMDAFGHVNNVVFLRYLEEARIDFMFRLAPGDGSPSFAGGSVVARHEIDYKLPLVHRHEPVTIESWVTKIGAASLTIAYEVKDTDTDGSERVYVRASTVVVPYDLEAARPRRISAEEKAFLQEYLDDGGDRSARAGGRASRGAVAA; this is encoded by the coding sequence TTGTCGCGTCACATTTACCGCTGCCCTCTGCGCTGGTCGGACATGGATGCCTTCGGGCACGTCAACAACGTCGTCTTCCTCCGGTACCTGGAGGAAGCGCGGATCGACTTCATGTTCCGGCTGGCGCCGGGGGACGGCTCTCCGTCGTTCGCGGGCGGGTCCGTGGTGGCCCGGCACGAGATCGACTACAAGCTGCCGCTGGTCCACCGGCACGAGCCGGTGACCATCGAGTCCTGGGTCACGAAGATCGGCGCGGCGTCGCTGACGATCGCGTACGAGGTCAAGGACACGGACACCGACGGCTCCGAGCGCGTGTACGTGCGCGCCTCGACGGTCGTCGTGCCGTACGACCTCGAAGCGGCGCGGCCGCGGCGGATCTCGGCGGAGGAGAAGGCGTTCCTCCAGGAGTACCTGGACGACGGCGGCGACCGTTCCGCGCGTGCCGGCGGGCGGGCTTCGCGGGGGGCTGTCGCGGCATGA
- a CDS encoding TQXA domain-containing protein: MFSAFSAFSAFAVRGRGSARLAVAAVASGLLAAGALAASGPAAAQEAPQHQGGAAATLDGLKTFDTAVLRTADGDQQIPAGLFEMTVDGGGTLKTYSVDAHRPTQEQARYLETSWDQTSLGTNRDAGKIRWILEHSYPQVDDLSALAKQAGVDSLTEQTAAAGTQVAIWRYSDHAEVDALDPKAEKLADFLEKKARGAAEPRASLTLEPGAVSGRAGEKLGPVTVRTNAGRVTVVPPADAVASGVKVVGKDGKPLTTAADGSRLYFDVPADAADGTSSLTVQATTSVPVGRAFAGVTQSQTQILAGSSESTVSAGATATWAKKGAVPALSAEKNCAKGGVDITATNNGDEPFSFALLDTRHTVAPGASRTVTVPVQEDQAYDFTIEGPGGLEKNFKGILACKTSGAPAASAGTGTGTMDQPRNQPSPALGGDALTTADGLDLAETGSSNATPMILGIAVVFIVLGVAAVFFVRKKQPASDDE, translated from the coding sequence GTGTTTTCTGCTTTCTCTGCTTTCTCCGCGTTCGCCGTACGCGGGCGGGGCTCCGCCCGTCTCGCCGTGGCGGCGGTGGCTTCGGGTCTCCTCGCGGCGGGGGCCCTGGCCGCGTCGGGGCCCGCCGCCGCGCAGGAGGCGCCGCAGCACCAGGGCGGTGCGGCCGCCACGCTCGACGGGCTGAAGACCTTCGACACGGCCGTCCTGCGCACGGCGGACGGCGACCAGCAGATCCCCGCCGGCCTGTTCGAGATGACCGTCGACGGCGGCGGCACCCTCAAGACGTACAGCGTCGACGCCCACCGGCCGACGCAGGAGCAGGCCAGGTACCTGGAGACGTCCTGGGACCAGACATCGCTCGGTACCAACCGTGACGCCGGCAAGATCCGCTGGATTCTGGAGCACTCGTACCCGCAGGTCGACGACCTGAGCGCGCTCGCCAAGCAGGCCGGGGTCGACTCGCTCACCGAGCAGACGGCCGCGGCGGGCACCCAGGTCGCGATCTGGCGGTACTCCGACCACGCCGAGGTCGACGCGCTCGACCCGAAGGCGGAGAAGCTCGCCGACTTCCTGGAGAAGAAGGCCCGCGGAGCAGCCGAGCCCAGGGCCTCCCTGACCCTGGAGCCGGGCGCGGTCTCCGGCAGGGCGGGCGAGAAGCTCGGCCCGGTGACCGTACGCACCAACGCGGGCCGCGTCACCGTGGTCCCGCCCGCGGACGCCGTCGCCAGCGGAGTCAAGGTCGTCGGCAAGGACGGCAAGCCCCTCACCACGGCCGCCGACGGCAGCCGGCTGTACTTCGACGTCCCCGCCGACGCGGCCGACGGCACTTCCTCACTGACCGTCCAGGCCACCACGTCGGTGCCGGTCGGCCGGGCCTTCGCCGGGGTCACGCAGAGCCAGACGCAGATCCTCGCCGGTTCCAGCGAATCCACCGTCTCCGCCGGCGCCACCGCCACCTGGGCGAAGAAGGGCGCCGTCCCGGCGCTGTCCGCCGAGAAGAACTGCGCGAAGGGCGGCGTGGACATCACCGCCACCAACAACGGCGACGAGCCGTTCAGCTTCGCGCTCCTGGACACCAGGCACACCGTGGCGCCCGGCGCGTCGCGGACCGTGACCGTCCCCGTCCAGGAGGACCAGGCGTACGACTTCACGATCGAGGGACCCGGCGGCCTGGAGAAGAACTTCAAGGGCATCCTCGCCTGCAAGACCTCCGGCGCGCCCGCCGCGAGCGCGGGCACCGGCACCGGCACCATGGACCAGCCCCGGAACCAGCCCAGCCCCGCCCTGGGTGGTGACGCCCTCACCACCGCCGACGGGCTGGACCTCGCCGAGACCGGCAGCTCCAACGCCACGCCGATGATCCTCGGTATCGCGGTCGTCTTCATCGTCCTCGGCGTCGCCGCCGTCTTCTTCGTCCGCAAGAAGCAGCCCGCCTCCGACGACGAGTGA